From the genome of Malus sylvestris chromosome 13, drMalSylv7.2, whole genome shotgun sequence:
CCatcgtatgccactaaagctcaagggaaaaatTTATAGGACAACAAGGCAAGCAATGCTTTATGACACGGAATGTTGGGCAatgaagcatcaacatgtacacaaaatgagtgtagcAGAAATGAGAATGCATctatgcttcgttggatgtgtgggcacacgagaaaggacaAGATTAGGAacgaggatatccgaggtaaattaggagtagccgaaattgaagataagatgagggaaaatcggttaaggtggtttggacatgtgaaacgaagaTCTATAGACGCTCCAGTTAGAAGATGTGATTACGAGGCAGAGGCTCAGGGCTAAAGGGGTAgcggaagacctaggaagacttggaaagagactctaagaaaaaacTTGgactacttggatctaacggaagacatggtacaaaaccgagcgcagtggcgttctaggattcatatagttgaccccacttagtgggataaggctttgttgttgttgttgttgttgttgctgctgctgctcttTTGGGCAGGGGACATTATTCATTAGAGGATTTTTGATGAttgaaaatttgatctaaaCGGTCGGGTACTAATTAATAGATGCTATATCTGGAAGAACATTTTGTTTATTGGTATTGTGAAAATAGTTTCCTCGAAAGTAGCATTTCTTAAGTATAAGGacttaaattttcattttaattaggTTTCCAAGTATTGCAATAAGAAAACATACGCATCAATGGGTATGCAGGGGAATAACTGAGGAAAGTGTGTGGTGCTCCATGAAAttttactaatttcttttttatgGGCATGCCAGTTGAAATTTTACTTACGTATTGCATTACCCAATAACCCACCTCCCTTGAATTTGGTGTTTGTGGCAGGCTGCCATGCTGATGTGTATAACAAACATGCTACAAATTTTTGATACATATGGCATTTCTCAATCAGTAAATGTGTAGTTTTAGTTAAGATGTTTCTGTTTTAGTTTTGATATGCATCTCAAAAAAATTACAAGGAAAATGTTGCACTGAGTGCGGGAGATGATGAGGTATTGACTCCATGTAGAAGTTCTAGGAAAATCTGCTTTGGGGTCCAAGTGAAATTTGTTTCGGACAATAGAGTGCGTTGATTTCTCCAAGACGTTGACGATATGTTTGATGGAAAAAGCCCAATGGCTTTTCTCTTAGTTATGTTTTGTGAGTTGGTGTCTCATGCCATgacttgattgtttttggttATTCTCTGCCAGCTCCATTGTTGCATCTTGATTTTAGTCTCAACCAGAAACTTAGCAATCTCAGGTGTCAtgatttgttgatgattttacATGGTGCTAAGCTTGTGCTGATACTGGTTATTGATCGATATAAAAATAGTCATTAAGAATATACCAGATGTCATATTTCAACAAATTTGATGCATGCCAAAGTGACAATTTTCATATTGGCAGGGTGGTATCTAATGCTTAAGTGACTATTGCTTAAATATGAATGTTTTAGGTCTTTTGGGCGTGCACAAGGCTCATTTAGGTTATTAACTGAAATTATTGCAGTGCATCACTTGTTCTTATAGGAGTTTTgaaatttggagcaatttgaTGGGTTGAAGAAACTGATTGCCTCTTGCGAATGGGGGCTTCACATCCTGGAAGCTTAATTGGTTTTACGATGTGGACTTGAAGAGCTTGTGGAgatatttttggggaaaaattTCTGATGAGGATTTCGGTGGTTGTATCACAAAGATAGTTATATAGCACATAAAAGAATTTTGTATTTCAGATAACACTTGGTAGGAGTGCATGTTATCAAGATGTGCGGTGTGCCCATTGAAGAGTGCTGACCATAATTTGTTTGATTTAAAAGCTGTAAAAAATGTTTGTATGTGTGTGATGGAGGTGGCATTTCTTCAATCCCTATATTTATTGTGGATTTCTTTAAATACTTCAATCGTGGTGAAGATGGTGGAATTGAGGACCTTCATTAGGACTTTTTTGGATTTGTTCACTAGAGGATTGTGATGATTAGTTCATCAAAAAGGGAAGATGCTAGTTATTGGTCGACAATACTAAGAAATTGCATATGTTATTTCTTTGGGTCTCGTATTGATGTTGGGATATATCAGGAGAGAGATTCTGTAAGCAGTGTCAATGCGTTTTTTCTTGTGTTTGTGGTCCACATTGCATTAGAAGAGTCATAGCACTCTGAGGGACGCGAGGTATATGGGTCAAGGGTGTTTAGTGTTTCATGTCTATGGCTTTATATAAATTCCGCTGGTGTATGATTCCAGCAGGTCCTTAgtctttaatttcttttttctctagGATTCGGTTATTTCCTGTTTATTAGGTTTGTTCTTTGATTAATTACACCCTTATGATTCCCTTTAGACAGATTTAGTGATTGAATAAAATTGATGGAACTTTGCTTCTCTGTAGGTTTGTGTGATTCCTAGAATCCCTATTGGTGTAACCCCAGCAGTTTCTATCTTTTTCTCATATTGTTCTCTAACAGTTTTCtctaaccctttttttttttttttttattaattttttataatttaatctTTTCCTGTGTTTTTTATAAACAAGTAATGCGACCATCAAGAAATCTAAACGGGTTGGCATCCTTTTCTATTAGAAACTGAGCATGTCGTGCTTCGTACTCTGTCCCGGAGTTAAAGATATTAAAAGGATTATTCTCTTCATTTGTTATTTTGGAACCTTTAAAAAATTTTGTTTACTTATTTATGAGGTGgttgtatttattttattttgttgaaacttCTCTTGGCGATGTGGGATGAAAGTGGTGTTTATCCAAAAACGGGTGTTTGAGGATATTGCTTACTACAAAGAAATCAATTAGGGTTTAGTCCTTTTGCTTTCCTTGTAGTGAAATTTTATAATACTGGCCCACCTAAGGCAGCTTCTTAAGTAGGTTTGACTGTAGATATTGTAAGCAAACAGTGGAATCTGTAAAttactttttctttgtttggttgCCCCCTTCCTTGTTAGAATTCCTTGGGTGATGTAACTATTGTTGGTGATGTGTTTGTGGAGGTACCATGTAGGGTTTCGTcatggtgtgtgtgtgtctcaAGCAAGTTTTTGTTACCTGTTTTTGCTTGGACGATGAAGAGTCtgactttctttttcttttttttttcattttttttttcccaactgAAGAAGTGCATGAAATTGTACAATATGATCCCCATTTTTAAAACTTGTTTTGCTTGTTGGAAACAGAGAGTTAGATGCTGTAGAATGAGGAAAACTTTGGGGGATGCCTCTTCTGTCATATGAAACTCATATTTCAAACATATTATAGAGTGATTCAGCGTGTTACTGTGGTACTTTGAAGCAACAGACCAGATATTAGTGAGGTGGTTTCAGGTGAAATGCTGAGTCTGAGTTTCCTTCCTAGTTCAATTGAAGCTGCTATATTTTGTGTATCTAATCGTGGGTTACACGATGACTTATGTGATTCGGTGCCTGGTGCTGAAACTTGGCAGATGTGTACAAAATGCGATGATCATTGCAGTTGCAGAAGAGCTCAACCAATCTCTGAGGAAAACAAGAATTTTGATGATTCCCGCTCCTTGATTTTTAAAAGTAGCTCTTCCAAGCTTTCAGCAGTCACCATGTCTGAAAGTTCTGCACCTAATCTCGTTTATAAAAGGAGGAAGTTACGAGGAAACCCTGTCATCGGGTTTCCAGGAGGTCAAGAAAACACTATAAGTGgtgattatttttcttttctaaattcTGAAGCTTCTGCAGTTGCTGGTAAGGAACGACTTGCTTCTCAATTAGAGCATGAAACTGAAGCCACTCGAGCTCATTTTGTAGCTCCTCGTTTATGCAAGAGAGTCTCTCATGTTTTAAATTCAGAATCTTGTAATGGATGTTCTGCTGGTGAGGAATTAGTTTCTGATGAAGCACCTAAAAAGAACGTGCAAAAACTTTTAGAGGTAAGCAGCGTAAATGATAGTTGTTCATCATCAAAGTCAAATATGGAGCATGCTTCAACTTCCATGAAGACTTTAGTACATGAAACAGGTGAGTGCTCCTCTTCTAGTGCAGTAGTTATGGAGGTTGTGGGAGACCTGTCTGAAAAGGATCTATGCATCTCTATTCTTAGAAGCCATGGACTGCTTGGGGATTCCCAGGCTACCATGAACAGTGGTTCTGCTGAAGACACTGGCACCATTGGCAGTGACATCCATCGCCGGTCATGCACAATTTGTAGTCGTTCTGGAACCACTTTGAAAATGCTAATTTGTGATCATTGTGAAGAGGCATTTCACATGTCGTGCTGCCACCCCCGTATGAAGAAACCTCCTATTGATGAATGGTTCTGTCATTCTTGTTTGAAAAAGAAACATAAGATTTTACAGGAGCAAGTGACCCAAAAATCGCCAAATATCACGAGTGTCATGAGTAGGGAAGCATCACCCAAGGGCCAAATGAATCCCATAATGTTAATGTTGAGAGACATTGAACTGTATAGAACTAGTGTTCGGGTTGGCAAAGGGTTTCAAGCGGAAGTTCCTAACTGGTCTGGCCCAACAAATGGGTATGTTTATTCCGTTATTTACTTTTGATGCAGTTGAAGTTTATAGACTGCCTTCACTAGTTGGATTATCCTTGTGAAAACTGCCTGCTTTACTTGTCTCTCTTCCTTTCGATTGGTCATGTTTCAAATGATATGTACTAAGAAGGTAGCCACTACGTGGTTTATATAGGAGGGTAAGTAGTTTCATTTGGTTTTGTGCTTTGAATCCTTGTTTTCAGAGGACTTAGCATGCCAGGTAGGACAGATCTTCTTGTTTCTGCTGCTTGTATTCCTAAACCATTGGCTTGCTGCCCTGCATAGTTACCTGTGTGGGATCTTTTTTTCTCATGTGTTCTAGGAAAGAAAATTGTCATCATCTGCCTTTCCTAACTCTGTTTCGAAtcattattttctttcattttgcatgttACTTACAATGTACAGCTTTTGTTATTTTGATTTGATATAGTGATATCAATGGCATTGGTGAACCATTGGAAATAGACTCGTCGGAATATGCTAGATTCAATGTAAGTACTTGACGTGTCTTTATTTGTAATCAGCTTTTCATTTGGCATGAGAGATTTGGAAATTTTATGGAGTAATGGCACATCTTTCTGTTGTAGGGGCTGAACTGCAATAAACCTTCTAGACATAGCTCTATAGGTAATTGGCTTCAATGTCGAGAAGTTGTAGATCGCTTAAACAGAACTATTTGTGGAAAGTGGCGCAGGTAATTTATTTATGGTTGTGTTAACACTTGGCTGGAACCTGTGAAGGTTGTGATCTGATTATTTAGTTGGAAGTTTTCTGATACGTATGGTAATATATTTGAGTGACATTACTTTAACGGAGAACATGAAACACCGATACGAATGTATGCATGTTGTTTTTGACTTGTCAACCTGATCGTTGTAAAATATTTGAGAGATAACCCCAATCTAAGACTGATGGTACTTTAGATACTGGAAGAAAGCATCAAAGCTTCCCTTCTTTCCTTTCCTTACTCTCGATGGGTGTTTTTATTCGTTTTCCATCTCTCTCATTCCTTGGTCTTAGTGATTGAAGATTAAGATTTGACACTGGAACTGGAAAACCAATTTGGATGCCAAAAAATCAACAATGGGACTTATTTATTTGATGAGAGTAACACACTGCAACCTCAAAGACTTGAggcatttaaaaaatttagcaaCAATTTCTCGACCTACCCCTTTATTTGGATGGAGAGTGATTGAAGGTTGGCTGAACTCATGTTTCTCTCCATCCTTATAACCCAAATCGCAGCTAAGACACTGCAATCTAAAAAACTTTAGCCTTGTTCCCACCCGGAACCTTGTCCTTCCCACTTGAAATTATACCACAAATCTTACGGCTGGATTATTTTTTATGGAAATTATCTCGAAATATAAAGTGCACAAAATAGTTCACAATGAGTTTTTTGGTATCTTGATATGTCACTTAATACTATTGATCTAAAGTTGTGTTATATCGCTTTTGTTCTCTTAGTCttctacttttgttgttgattatGCTTGACATTTTAACAAATATGGAAGATTCTCGTATAGCAGGGCTCCTCTTTTTGAAGTCCAAACTGATGACTGGGAGTGCTTCTGCTCTATCCTTTGGGATCCAAGCCATGCTGATTGTAACGTGCCTCAGGTGGACATATCACTGACACTATTTACATCTCTATTTATAGACTAGTTTTGAATTTTTAGATCTTTCGTATAAAACTCTCAGAATTAGAGGAGTAACACTAGTAGGTATTCATCCGCTCAAATTCTCTTATAGGATCCTTAAAACGTGATCACATTTTTTCTGTGACCCAAAAGAATGGATCACATTTTAAACTGCTAGATTAGATATAAATGGTTGGGATTGCATCTCAACAATTGTGCACCTCAACTATCCATATCGAACCTACTGAGGGTTATTGGGATTTCATTCACTCGGATTTTGATATGACTTGACTGAGATGTAGTCATTGGGGTAGACCACCTCACTATTGTATTATGTCAATGTATTTTGCTTCCTTCACTTTGATTTTATCTTTGTTCTATGCTTTCTTCACCTTCATTATAAGCTGGTCTGTGTGGTGGCCATCTTTAAATCTAACGTCATCCCTCTTCTTTTGTGTTTGGCTCAGGAACTGGAAACGGATCAAGTTCTAAAGCAACTGAAGTATATTGAGACGGTATGTTACAGGCACTTGCtccaataaataagtttttggATATGCTGTGTTCATTCAAGTTGTATAAAATGATGAGTGCTGACTATCCGGAACCAAGACTACCGTTTGAATTCAATCTTATTTATTTTAGCCAGGGTAGGCATGGGTAGATTTAGTAAGAGAGTTGAAATGAGACGCTAAAGTTTAGTATTCAAATTCATACGATGTTGCATGGTTTCAAATTCATGTGCTTTTGCTTGAAAATCCTTTTCTGAATTCTTATATATGCCTAATTGCTCCTCGTAGGAGCATAATATTATCGTACTGGTTTTTCTATGGGTTCTTATTAATTTCTTATGATGTGTAGCTGAGGCCCCGGTTATGTGCTAAACGGCATACTTTGGACGGAACCAAGAGTGCTGGTGATCTGAAAACCCCCATAGTAGGTACAAAAAGTGTACAAACTCTATGATATGATGAAAACTTGTGACAAGCGTGTATAGAACCTGGCTCGTTGAGTCGTTGTACATCATAGATATCAAATCGAGTTAGAAATTTTGACCACAGTTAACTGGATTATGGTTTTTGTAGGCAAAGTGCACGAGCCACTGGCTTCTGtgccactctctctctctctctctcactctctctccctttttctcttcttttgttgttgttaagcTTAACCTCCTTGTTAAGTCACCAGTGTTTACTGTTTCATCTTTCAATGGGGTTAACTGGAATATGCTGGACTACACAATGTGACAAGTCTTTTTGCTGCATCAAGATATAAATTAAAATGCTTCTTTTTTTGAGGTTGcaaggaattgaaattgggtctATCAATATGCCTTGGTCCTATTGAATGTTTGATCATCCCATTAAATTGATGACACGTTGAGCTTGGGACCTTTATATGGGCTAACCTGTTATTTTAATAGAGAATTAGATGTTTAAAgagataaaatatataaattgatACAATTCTAAAACTTTAGTGTGCAATTTGAGAAAAGTAGGACTTCGTGGTCTTATTTGAAAATCACCACAAGCTGCAAGTGTAAAATGTAGCTACCACCTGAAAAGTATTTCTGTTACGATCTAATTTATAGAAagaattatttttcattttaaggGATTAGTCATGAATGAAATGCTTCCCTTCTAATCCTTCCATTTAACGAATAATTCATCTCCTGCATTCAAGTTAGAACAGCACTGCATTTCTTCTTCAACCTAACTTTAGAACAAATGAAGCCGCTAGGTCCAATGTCATAATataattggttgaaaacttgaaaaaaaaataaaaaattaaccaatTATTTCCGGcacattgaaaattttctctaaTGACTGATACAAAAAAATGCTATATTTCATTCAGAAAACTGTCAAATCATCAAACATTTTCCTTTACTTCTGCTATTGGAACATAAATCACAGACTGTTCATGCAATCGAGATATATTTGATTTCTGCTTTGCCTTCACGATTTGAAATTTCAATAATTTCTGTC
Proteins encoded in this window:
- the LOC126596035 gene encoding uncharacterized protein LOC126596035 isoform X1, with protein sequence MCTKCDDHCSCRRAQPISEENKNFDDSRSLIFKSSSSKLSAVTMSESSAPNLVYKRRKLRGNPVIGFPGGQENTISGDYFSFLNSEASAVAGKERLASQLEHETEATRAHFVAPRLCKRVSHVLNSESCNGCSAGEELVSDEAPKKNVQKLLEVSSVNDSCSSSKSNMEHASTSMKTLVHETGECSSSSAVVMEVVGDLSEKDLCISILRSHGLLGDSQATMNSGSAEDTGTIGSDIHRRSCTICSRSGTTLKMLICDHCEEAFHMSCCHPRMKKPPIDEWFCHSCLKKKHKILQEQVTQKSPNITSVMSREASPKGQMNPIMLMLRDIELYRTSVRVGKGFQAEVPNWSGPTNGDINGIGEPLEIDSSEYARFNGLNCNKPSRHSSIGNWLQCREVVDRLNRTICGKWRSRAPLFEVQTDDWECFCSILWDPSHADCNVPQELETDQVLKQLKYIETLRPRLCAKRHTLDGTKSAGDLKTPIVGTKSVQTL
- the LOC126596035 gene encoding uncharacterized protein LOC126596035 isoform X3 yields the protein MCTKCDDHCSCRRAQPISEENKNFDDSRSLIFKSSSSKLSAVTMSESSAPNLVYKRRKLRGNPVIGFPGGQENTISGDYFSFLNSEASAVAGKERLASQLEHETEATRAHFVAPRLCKRVSHVLNSESCNGCSAGEELVSDEAPKKNVQKLLETLVHETGECSSSSAVVMEVVGDLSEKDLCISILRSHGLLGDSQATMNSGSAEDTGTIGSDIHRRSCTICSRSGTTLKMLICDHCEEAFHMSCCHPRMKKPPIDEWFCHSCLKKKHKILQEQVTQKSPNITSVMSREASPKGQMNPIMLMLRDIELYRTSVRVGKGFQAEVPNWSGPTNGDINGIGEPLEIDSSEYARFNGLNCNKPSRHSSIGNWLQCREVVDRLNRTICGKWRSRAPLFEVQTDDWECFCSILWDPSHADCNVPQELETDQVLKQLKYIETLRPRLCAKRHTLDGTKSAGDLKTPIVGTKSVQTL
- the LOC126596035 gene encoding uncharacterized protein LOC126596035 isoform X2, whose protein sequence is MCTKCDDHCSCRRAQPISEENKNFDDSRSLIFKSSSSKLSAVTMSESSAPNLVYKRRKLRGNPVIGFPGGQENTISGDYFSFLNSEASAVAGKERLASQLEHETEATRAHFVAPRLCKRVSHVLNSESCNGCSAGEELVSDEAPKKNVQKLLEVSSVNDSCSSSKSNMEHASTSMKTLVHETGECSSSSAVVMEVVGDLSEKDLCISILRSHGLLGDSQATMNSGSAEDTGTIGSDIHRRSCTICSRSGTTLKMLICDHCEEAFHMSCCHPRMKKPPIDEWFCHSCLKKKHKILQEQVTQKSPNITSVMSREASPKGQMNPIMLMLRDIELYRTSVRVGKGFQAEVPNWSGPTNGDINGIGEPLEIDSSEYARFNGLNCNKPSRHSSIGNWLQCREVVDRLNRTICGKWRRAPLFEVQTDDWECFCSILWDPSHADCNVPQELETDQVLKQLKYIETLRPRLCAKRHTLDGTKSAGDLKTPIVGTKSVQTL